A stretch of the Azorhizobium caulinodans ORS 571 genome encodes the following:
- a CDS encoding ABC transporter ATP-binding protein: protein MTAHSPSPETAAPSGYPLISVRNLCKHYPLRSGWGFKTTVFKAVENVSFDILPNETLGLVGESGSGKSTIGRAVTMLNPPTSGVVAFEGTDLTQQSERQMRAMRKRMQMVFQDPYSALNPRMTVGDFVAEPLLIHDIAPSSAERRDIVAELFAKVGLDPRYMARFPHQFSGGQRQRICIARAIAVKPSFIVADEPIAALDVSIQAQVVNLLQDLQEELGLAYLFISHDLRMVRYLCHRVAVIWKGRIVEIAPSEMLYANPLHPYTRRLLSAVPVPDPAVERARTRLPAIANLPDDEASHALVEAAPGHFVAQAAIG from the coding sequence ATGACCGCCCACTCCCCCTCCCCCGAGACCGCCGCCCCAAGCGGCTATCCGCTCATCTCCGTGCGCAACCTGTGCAAGCACTATCCCCTGCGCAGCGGCTGGGGCTTCAAGACCACCGTCTTCAAGGCGGTGGAGAATGTCTCGTTCGACATCCTGCCCAACGAGACGCTGGGGCTCGTGGGCGAAAGCGGCTCGGGCAAGAGCACCATCGGCCGCGCCGTCACCATGCTGAACCCGCCCACCTCCGGCGTCGTCGCCTTCGAGGGCACGGACCTGACGCAGCAGAGCGAGCGGCAGATGCGGGCCATGCGCAAGCGCATGCAGATGGTGTTTCAGGACCCCTATTCCGCGCTTAATCCACGCATGACGGTGGGCGATTTCGTCGCAGAGCCGTTGCTGATCCACGACATCGCGCCGAGCAGCGCCGAGCGACGGGACATCGTGGCGGAGCTGTTCGCCAAGGTGGGGCTCGATCCGCGCTATATGGCGCGCTTCCCGCACCAGTTTTCCGGCGGCCAGCGCCAGCGCATCTGCATCGCGCGCGCGATTGCGGTGAAGCCCTCCTTCATCGTGGCGGACGAACCCATCGCGGCGCTCGACGTCTCCATCCAGGCGCAGGTGGTGAACCTGTTGCAGGATCTGCAGGAAGAGCTGGGCCTCGCCTATCTCTTCATTTCCCACGACCTACGGATGGTGCGCTACCTCTGCCACCGGGTCGCGGTGATCTGGAAGGGGCGCATCGTTGAGATCGCGCCGAGCGAGATGCTCTACGCCAATCCGCTTCACCCCTACACGCGCCGGCTGCTCTCCGCCGTGCCGGTGCCGGACCCCGCCGTCGAGCGGGCGCGCACGCGCCTGCCCGCCATCGCCAACCTGCCCGACGACGAGGCGAGCCACGCGCTCGTGGAAGCCGCGCCCGGGCATTTCGTCGCCCAGGCCGCCATCGGCTGA
- a CDS encoding ABC transporter permease, which yields MRRLVRRRGAMIGLAVVLFFIIIAVFAPYIAPYDPTATSWLAVRKPPTWEHPFGTDEVGRDVLSRVIFGARASLSAGLVSVALAVAIGLPVGMIAGYAGGWIEAALMRLTDALLAIPFLILAIALAAFLGPTLTNAMIAIGLSATTIFIRLTRAQVQSTKVEEYVEAARAAGATPLRIVLRHILPNIIPAILVQATLTIAAAIIAEASLSFLGLGQQPPDPSWGSMLNTAKNFLTQAPWMAIWPGLSIFLAVLSFNLLGDGLRDALDPRHRN from the coding sequence ATGCGCCGCCTCGTGCGCCGGCGCGGCGCCATGATCGGCCTCGCCGTGGTGCTGTTCTTCATCATCATCGCGGTGTTCGCGCCCTATATCGCGCCCTATGACCCGACCGCCACGAGCTGGCTTGCCGTGCGCAAGCCGCCCACATGGGAGCATCCCTTCGGCACCGACGAGGTGGGCCGCGATGTGCTCTCCCGCGTCATCTTCGGCGCCCGCGCCTCGCTCTCCGCCGGGCTCGTCTCGGTGGCCCTCGCGGTCGCCATCGGCCTGCCGGTGGGCATGATTGCGGGCTATGCCGGCGGCTGGATCGAGGCGGCTCTGATGCGCCTCACCGATGCGCTGCTCGCCATACCCTTCCTTATCCTCGCCATCGCGCTCGCTGCCTTCCTCGGCCCGACGCTGACCAATGCGATGATCGCCATCGGGCTGTCCGCCACCACCATCTTCATCCGCCTCACGCGGGCGCAGGTGCAGTCCACCAAGGTGGAAGAGTATGTGGAAGCCGCGCGCGCGGCCGGCGCGACGCCGCTGCGCATCGTGCTGCGGCACATCCTGCCCAACATCATCCCCGCCATCCTCGTTCAGGCGACGCTCACCATTGCTGCCGCCATCATCGCGGAGGCGAGCCTGTCCTTCCTCGGGCTCGGGCAGCAGCCGCCCGATCCCTCCTGGGGCTCCATGCTGAACACAGCGAAGAACTTCCTCACGCAGGCGCCCTGGATGGCCATCTGGCCGGGCCTGTCCATCTTCCTCGCCGTGCTCTCCTTCAACCTGCTGGGCGATGGTCTGCGCGATGCGCTCGACCCGCGCCACCGCAACTGA
- a CDS encoding ABC transporter ATP-binding protein: MTDISSTPSKPPLLEVRDLGVAFADKDSVVHAVNGVSYTLKEGETLGIVGESGSGKSVHVLAMLRLIPMPPGGIASGQVLFEGRDLLTLSDAELRKIRGGAIGFVFQDPMSSLNPSMTVGRQIMEPLMLHLGLGADAARKRAIELMDMVRLPDAARRVDQFPHEFSGGQRQRIMIAMGISCRPRLLIADEATTALDVTVQADVIELVKELKREIGMAVIWITHDLGVVAGIADTVQVMYAGRVMERGPVDDVFRDPRSAYTLGLLRSLPDLTAPAGKRRRLTQIDGTPPDMRFPPPGDPFAPRNRYATPRCFTERPPLAQAPGAEAGHLVAAWYDLPKLLAAEATP; encoded by the coding sequence GTGACCGACATCTCCTCCACGCCCTCCAAGCCCCCGCTGCTTGAGGTCCGCGACCTCGGCGTCGCCTTCGCCGACAAGGACAGCGTCGTCCATGCGGTGAACGGCGTCAGCTACACGCTGAAGGAGGGCGAGACCCTCGGCATCGTGGGCGAGAGCGGCTCGGGCAAGAGCGTGCACGTGCTCGCCATGCTGCGCCTCATCCCCATGCCGCCCGGCGGCATCGCCAGCGGGCAGGTGCTGTTCGAGGGGCGCGACCTGCTCACCCTCTCGGACGCCGAGCTGCGCAAGATCCGGGGCGGCGCCATCGGCTTCGTGTTCCAGGACCCCATGAGTTCGCTCAACCCGTCCATGACGGTGGGGCGGCAGATCATGGAGCCCTTGATGCTCCATTTGGGTCTCGGCGCCGACGCCGCCCGCAAGCGCGCCATCGAGCTGATGGACATGGTGCGCCTGCCCGATGCCGCCCGGCGCGTGGACCAGTTTCCGCACGAATTCTCCGGCGGCCAGCGCCAGCGCATCATGATCGCCATGGGCATCTCCTGTCGTCCCCGGCTGCTGATCGCGGACGAGGCCACCACCGCCCTCGACGTGACCGTGCAGGCGGACGTGATCGAGCTGGTGAAGGAGCTGAAGCGCGAGATCGGCATGGCGGTGATCTGGATCACCCATGATCTCGGTGTGGTGGCCGGCATCGCGGACACGGTGCAGGTGATGTATGCCGGCCGGGTGATGGAACGCGGGCCGGTGGATGACGTGTTCCGCGATCCCCGCAGCGCCTATACGCTCGGCCTCCTGCGCTCGCTGCCCGATCTCACGGCGCCGGCCGGCAAACGTCGGCGCCTCACCCAGATCGACGGCACGCCGCCGGACATGCGCTTTCCCCCGCCGGGCGACCCCTTCGCGCCGCGCAACCGCTATGCGACGCCGCGCTGCTTCACCGAGCGCCCGCCGCTCGCACAGGCGCCCGGTGCCGAGGCCGGCCATCTTGTGGCCGCCTGGTATGACCTGCCGAAGCTTCTCGCCGCGGAGGCGACGCCATGA